GTGAGCCAGTCCCCTCCATGGCTCCTTCTGTGTCCCACCCTGCATCCCCAAGGTTCTTCATCCCTTTTTAAACTTTGTACCTCCCCTTCAGAGCCACACAGGAGCCTCCAGCCAGGCAGATACCacatcagcaaaaaaaaatctttaattctCTCTTGATGGAAAAGTGCTCTTGCATCTTCTCAGTGGGATAAAAACAGCACAATTGCCCATCATACCACCAAGGCTACATATCCACCCACAAGCCAGTGACCATCAGAGCCTGTGAAATCAGCTTGTCAAATGACTctgaagaaacattttaagGACTAACAGTTTATTAATGGATAAAAATCCTGCAAAATTTTGAGCAGTGAAGAGTTACCATTGTTTTTTAAGCTGTAATGGGGGTATTTTTAGCAACATGCTCAAAAAACCTGCAGAGCTCCCTTGATGCTGTGGCTAAGTGATATCATTAACAAGGCTTATTAGTGAATTTCTGAAAGGACGTTGATCAGCCTTGTGGCTATGATGAACAATGGACAGAAGCTTGAGAAGACTTTGACTTGCAAGAAGAATGTCCCAGATCTGCATGGAGAGAGTAGATTGACGTTAGTCATTCTAGCGACACCTTCAACTGCAATTATTTTAGGACTAAAAACCAGTTTCCTCAGAGAAGTCTGactgcagcatccctgcagaACCACCTTCCAGTGAGATTCAGGTAAAAATCCTGCAGAAACTTTTCTGTCCCCTCCTTGGTGGAGTTCAGAGTTCAACAAGTCAAGAAGATCCTTATTCTGCACCCCAGGGAGGAGTTTGTCCTGCTCTCAACTCCTTCCATGCCAGCTCAGTAAATCCTTGTCCCCCAGACCACAGTGAAATCACCCACGTCCCACCTCCAGCCAGACTCGGCATCCCTCACCAATGTCCCACCAACTGAAGCCATGGTGCTGTGTGAGCACAGCACACTGCAGACCCTGCCTTGGGGCCAGGCTCACACCCCCACTGCCCAAAGGTGAGTGACAAACCAGAGAGTGACTGTATACAACCTTCTCTTGCTCTGCAGGAACTGGGGCATTTCATATAAGGGTCCTGTCAAGGCTTGTCCCAGGAACAGTTAATCATATCCAGCCTCTAAGAGGGCACTAGGCTGTTTCAACCAGGGTTACATCAGCTGAGCCACATACTCACTTTCTTTACCTGATCAAGTGTTAAACTAGAATTTCCCCATTGCTACATCCAGATCAGTTATACACAGATAGTTTGAAGAACTTGGAGCCCTCAGATTGAGACACCAGTGAATAAACCCAGAAGTGTTTCTGGTTTGTGCCTCATGAATTCCACAGAGcgctgccctgccacagggtTAACCAGCCTGCCACCCGCCCTGAGGCACAGGGATCTCGGGTACAGTGACTTCCTGCTCCTCCCCTGACAGGAAACAGAACTTCAGGGCCTGAGGGAGCTCTAGGGGACCTGCCACAATATTTTCTCAAAAGTTCTCCTTTTTTTGGAGCAAAGGACTCTTGTAGGCACGGCATGGCCAAAACCAGACCAAAATAGTCAGAaagagtgtgggaagaggttttttttgtgtccCAAATACGATCTACTTTTTGTGTGTGGTTCCTTCTGTTCCTCAGCTTTTCAAACCCCCCTCCCTACAGAAATGGGTCTGTGTTTCCCCTACCAGCATAGCACACAGCATGGGAATAACTCACCGTGGATTACCCCAGACGCAGCTCAGAAGTCTGGTTCTGCAGGAAAGAAGCACAGAGTGTTAGACTTGGGGGCTAATGGCACCCCCTCTTCCCTGTCCCCACAAGGTTCTCCCTGGAAACAGCCCCAGTGTGGTAACCAGAGTTGCCTTCAGCTGTACCTGAGGCAAGGCCAACACCATCAGCCCTGACCACTGCGCCCTTCTTTATATTCATACAATATAAAGCAAAAATTCACTGTACGACCCATCACCTTCTAGTTAAGTTCACCAAGGCAGAGATGAGTGACATGGCATCACCAAATCCCTGTGGATTAACAGCAACGCGTGTCCTCCCTGAATCCTTCACAGGTACGCGTAACAGCCTTTTCAGTTAAAACCAAATCAGCTTTCTATCTCTAACCTTCAAACCCCACTCCGTTATAACAccctgcttcccaggaaaaggAACACAGACAGCATGAATCTAAAGCAAGGAGCTACAGCATGCAGGAGGGAAGGCACAACATACCCCAGAGGTAATTGCGTGACTTCGGCATGGTGGAATGCGCCACCTCGCAAGAGAAGGTGTCACCCCTTGTGGGGGTGAAGGGCACATAGACCAGGCGCTGGAACTGCCACTTCTCGTTGAAGGACAAGTCCCCGTACTTGACGCCGGGAATTGGATCCCCGTTCTTCAGGAGTTTGATGTCAATCTTGGGTGGGTGAAAACCGGTGACAAAGCAGTGGAGGATgttctcctttccctcctcgGCGCGTGAACGGGCGTAGACTTCCACCTTCGGCGACTCTGAAAAGAGGGGCGAGAGCGAGTGAGAAGCGGGACTGCGGTGGGCATCGCCTCCATGCCAACACTCGCCCACCCACCCGCAACAGTAACCCGGAGCCGGCGGGaccccgcagcccctcagccccgtCAGCACTCACCAGCGGCCGCCCCCAGGCCGAGCAGCGCCAGCAGCGCCAGCA
This genomic stretch from Taeniopygia guttata chromosome 10, bTaeGut7.mat, whole genome shotgun sequence harbors:
- the B2M gene encoding beta-2-microglobulin precursor (The RefSeq protein has 1 substitution compared to this genomic sequence), with the translated sequence MARGALALGLLALLALLGLGAAAESPKVEVYARSRAEEGKENILHCFVTGFHPPKIDIKLLKNGDPIPGVKYGDLSFNEKWQFQRLVYVPFTPTRGDTFSCEVAHSTMPKSRNYLWEPDF